One region of Glutamicibacter sp. B1 genomic DNA includes:
- a CDS encoding YqaJ viral recombinase family protein, with protein sequence MPGVEHECFQRVLADSSNRIEWLRARAQGITATDVAKLSTEKSIKNAAWDKLYGNGFSGNPYTDHGRKREPVIAAWVQENFNIFPSSQLFHAQHSKLHLATPDGLGFDAMGAPVLAEIKTTNKPFKKIPKNYLRQILWQQHVIGAQRTLFVWEEHQDFVPVRAVPEYLWVERDDELIQDLIDKAESLIAALREATARQERYNDYGPAALRL encoded by the coding sequence GTGCCAGGTGTTGAACATGAGTGTTTCCAGCGTGTCTTAGCTGATTCATCTAATCGCATCGAATGGCTTAGGGCACGAGCGCAAGGCATCACAGCAACTGATGTTGCAAAGCTTTCCACCGAGAAATCCATCAAGAACGCAGCCTGGGACAAGCTCTACGGCAATGGTTTCTCCGGTAATCCGTACACCGATCACGGACGCAAACGCGAACCAGTGATCGCAGCATGGGTGCAGGAGAACTTCAATATTTTCCCTTCTTCCCAGCTCTTTCACGCTCAGCACTCCAAACTTCATCTAGCCACCCCAGATGGTCTTGGCTTTGATGCCATGGGTGCTCCGGTCTTAGCGGAAATCAAGACCACCAACAAACCTTTTAAGAAGATCCCCAAAAACTATTTACGTCAGATTCTTTGGCAGCAACACGTCATCGGTGCGCAACGGACCCTCTTCGTTTGGGAAGAGCATCAGGATTTTGTTCCGGTACGTGCAGTGCCCGAGTATCTCTGGGTAGAGCGGGATGATGAGCTCATTCAAGATCTCATTGATAAGGCTGAATCCTTGATTGCCGCTCTTCGTGAGGCCACCGCTAGGCAAGAACGCTACAACGACTATGGCCCGGCAGCCCTTCGTCTCTAG
- a CDS encoding FecCD family ABC transporter permease: MSQPTPNDPQPVAAKAPKAPAKPVARKNRVLRTSLWMSLAIVVTVLAYLFWGRDRLPATEVLQVLSGQSVPGTSFIILSDRLPRVAVGALAGAGLGISGALFQRWLGNPLASPDVIGVGYGASAAAVLAMLILGYNDWKLNVFALAGGLIVAAVIYWLSASGKRTGPRLILAGLAIGAMLQALIQYLLSRAEMNTASDAMHWLTGSLSSSNWNSALILLISLAVLGVFLLPFVLRQLKMLELGEDSAAALGVNVNQARILLVFVAVAMGAIPIAITGPLAFVAFLAGPISAALSRGPINIPLAGLTGATLVIVANFFAANLFADLALPVGVITGAFGAPFLIWILVRANSTGSGA, from the coding sequence ATGAGCCAGCCAACCCCCAACGATCCTCAGCCGGTAGCAGCGAAAGCACCAAAAGCACCGGCCAAACCTGTCGCGCGCAAGAACAGGGTACTTCGCACCAGCCTGTGGATGTCCCTGGCCATCGTGGTCACCGTGCTGGCCTACCTCTTCTGGGGCCGAGACCGGTTACCAGCTACCGAAGTTCTGCAGGTGTTAAGCGGCCAGAGCGTGCCAGGCACCAGTTTCATCATCCTCTCCGACAGGCTGCCGCGAGTTGCCGTGGGCGCCTTGGCCGGCGCAGGTCTGGGCATCTCCGGTGCGCTGTTCCAACGCTGGTTGGGCAACCCACTGGCCAGTCCCGACGTCATCGGCGTGGGCTACGGTGCTTCCGCGGCCGCAGTACTGGCCATGCTGATCCTGGGCTATAACGACTGGAAACTCAACGTCTTTGCCCTAGCCGGTGGACTGATCGTCGCAGCCGTGATTTATTGGCTTTCGGCCTCCGGCAAGCGCACCGGGCCACGACTGATTCTGGCCGGTCTAGCCATCGGTGCGATGCTTCAAGCCCTCATTCAGTACCTGCTGTCCCGGGCAGAAATGAATACCGCCAGCGATGCCATGCACTGGTTGACCGGGTCCTTGTCTTCAAGCAACTGGAACAGTGCCCTGATTCTTTTGATCAGCCTCGCGGTGCTGGGCGTCTTCTTATTGCCCTTCGTGTTGCGCCAATTGAAGATGTTGGAGCTGGGGGAGGACTCGGCGGCCGCATTGGGCGTGAACGTCAACCAGGCACGAATACTCCTTGTTTTTGTTGCGGTGGCTATGGGCGCGATTCCCATTGCCATCACCGGCCCCCTCGCCTTTGTGGCATTCTTGGCCGGCCCGATCAGCGCGGCGCTGAGCCGCGGACCGATCAACATTCCGCTGGCCGGATTGACCGGAGCCACCCTCGTGATTGTGGCGAACTTCTTTGCCGCGAACTTGTTCGCAGATCTTGCACTGCCGGTAGGTGTCATCACCGGCGCATTCGGCGCACCGTTCCTGATTTGGATCTTGGTGCGCGCCAACTCAACCGGAAGCGGGGCATAA
- a CDS encoding DHA2 family efflux MFS transporter permease subunit, with the protein MPETANPTPDFDKKAAWRALWALVIGFFMILLDTTIVSTAMPSIMASLDADISGILWVNSAYLLTFAVPLLVTGRLGDRFGPRNIYLIGMVIFSLASLWCGLSDSLGSLIAARAVQGLGASMISPQAMTMITRLFPYQHRGAAMGLWGAVAGIASLIGPIAGGLLVDSVGWEWIFFINLPIAVLSLVMVFKFVPRLEPQAHSFDWIGVALSAVAMFCLVFGIQEGDSTNWEPFIGPFTSWHLIIAGVLLFAVFIWWQSKTKSEPLVPLRLFTVRNFSLSNVAIAFMGLTIATISLPMVFFLQNVRGLTPTESALMISPMAVVGIFLAPRLGKMVNKLSPRVLAVPGFLLFGGATVVYAFMMHADIALWTLLIPSAVQGVGSAMIWPSLSLAATRDLTPRDAGAGSGIYNTTRQIGSVLGSALIAVMMDSRVQAQIEKAGSKDPATLMEATSVGLGQALLLPGFVAVAAVFVVAFLNPGKKA; encoded by the coding sequence GTGCCTGAAACTGCAAATCCCACCCCTGACTTTGATAAGAAAGCCGCTTGGCGTGCCCTGTGGGCACTGGTCATCGGCTTCTTCATGATCCTTCTGGACACCACCATCGTGTCCACCGCAATGCCGTCTATCATGGCCTCACTCGATGCCGACATTTCTGGCATTCTCTGGGTCAATAGCGCCTACCTACTTACCTTTGCTGTGCCACTACTGGTCACCGGACGCTTGGGTGACCGCTTCGGACCACGCAACATCTACCTCATCGGTATGGTGATTTTCTCGCTCGCCTCCCTTTGGTGCGGCCTGTCAGATTCCCTCGGATCCTTGATTGCTGCCCGTGCAGTCCAAGGTCTCGGCGCTTCGATGATCTCGCCTCAGGCGATGACAATGATTACTCGTCTCTTCCCTTACCAGCACCGTGGTGCAGCCATGGGCTTGTGGGGTGCAGTCGCTGGTATCGCTTCGTTGATTGGCCCGATTGCTGGCGGATTGCTGGTTGACTCGGTGGGCTGGGAATGGATTTTCTTCATCAACCTACCCATCGCTGTCCTCAGCTTGGTGATGGTCTTCAAATTTGTTCCACGTTTGGAACCGCAAGCACATTCCTTTGATTGGATTGGCGTTGCCCTATCTGCAGTGGCCATGTTCTGCTTGGTCTTTGGCATTCAGGAAGGCGACTCAACCAATTGGGAGCCATTCATTGGTCCGTTCACCTCGTGGCACTTGATCATTGCCGGTGTCCTGCTGTTTGCGGTGTTCATTTGGTGGCAGAGCAAGACGAAGTCCGAACCGCTGGTTCCGCTGCGTCTGTTTACAGTGCGTAATTTCTCGCTGTCCAATGTGGCCATCGCCTTCATGGGGCTAACCATTGCCACGATTAGCTTGCCAATGGTGTTCTTCTTGCAGAACGTGCGCGGGCTGACTCCTACGGAATCGGCTCTGATGATTTCGCCGATGGCAGTTGTTGGTATTTTCCTTGCTCCACGTCTGGGCAAGATGGTCAATAAACTCAGCCCGCGTGTGCTGGCTGTTCCCGGTTTCCTGCTGTTCGGTGGGGCTACCGTGGTCTATGCGTTCATGATGCACGCCGACATTGCGTTGTGGACACTGCTGATTCCGTCGGCCGTACAGGGTGTTGGCTCGGCCATGATTTGGCCGTCGCTTTCGTTGGCTGCGACCAGAGACCTGACGCCTCGCGACGCTGGTGCTGGATCAGGCATTTACAACACCACTCGTCAGATTGGTTCTGTATTAGGTTCCGCGCTGATTGCCGTCATGATGGACTCACGGGTTCAGGCACAAATCGAAAAGGCAGGGTCCAAGGACCCTGCAACGCTGATGGAAGCAACATCCGTTGGTTTGGGTCAGGCATTGTTGCTTCCTGGATTCGTTGCAGTTGCCGCCGTGTTTGTGGTGGCTTTCCTGAATCCAGGTAAAAAGGCTTAA
- a CDS encoding PhzF family phenazine biosynthesis protein, with product MSRTFAYQQVDVFAPTAFNGNGLGVVFNADSLSDDQMQHFAQWMNLAETVFFVEPTHEEADYAIRIFTPSTELSFAGHPTLGAAHAWLESGGVPGPAGDLIQQCQAGLIPVRVERESNDSHSRRLAFLAPPLTRSGPLEPDVLQWAISGLGIHEDDVVDHQWLVNGPHPAGLVLRDADVVLGIEPDYEALQGLEVGVIGPYTASSVAHGVWQPRGSVLPRISGTREELRPLDVSDLERSEERFGSVVLQPPADFEVRAFVAGEAVSEDPATGSLNAAFGIWLTQSGYAPQRYTVRQGTRVGRSAILHIEATEQGVWVSGDVETRISGNVSFD from the coding sequence ATGAGCCGAACATTTGCTTATCAGCAGGTTGATGTTTTTGCGCCCACTGCTTTTAACGGCAATGGGCTCGGAGTCGTCTTCAATGCTGACAGCCTGAGCGATGACCAGATGCAACACTTCGCACAGTGGATGAATTTGGCTGAGACGGTCTTCTTTGTCGAGCCCACCCATGAAGAGGCCGACTATGCGATCCGTATCTTCACACCCAGCACGGAACTGTCTTTTGCCGGCCACCCGACCCTTGGTGCTGCTCATGCTTGGCTCGAGTCCGGTGGCGTCCCGGGACCTGCCGGTGATTTGATTCAACAGTGCCAGGCTGGGCTCATCCCAGTTCGAGTAGAACGTGAAAGCAATGACAGCCACTCACGTCGTCTCGCATTCCTCGCTCCCCCACTGACGCGCTCCGGACCATTAGAACCAGACGTTCTTCAGTGGGCCATTAGTGGTCTAGGAATCCACGAGGATGACGTGGTGGATCATCAGTGGCTGGTCAACGGACCACATCCTGCGGGCCTTGTTCTGCGCGATGCTGACGTGGTGCTGGGTATCGAACCAGACTACGAAGCCCTTCAAGGATTAGAAGTTGGGGTTATCGGCCCCTATACGGCGTCGAGTGTGGCCCACGGTGTGTGGCAACCCCGGGGTTCGGTTCTGCCCCGCATTTCAGGTACGCGTGAAGAATTGCGTCCCTTGGATGTCTCTGACCTAGAACGCTCCGAAGAACGCTTTGGCTCGGTGGTATTGCAGCCTCCAGCAGACTTCGAAGTGCGTGCCTTTGTTGCTGGTGAAGCAGTGTCAGAAGATCCTGCCACCGGTTCTTTGAACGCAGCCTTTGGCATCTGGCTGACCCAGTCCGGCTATGCCCCGCAACGCTACACGGTGCGTCAAGGTACCCGCGTTGGTCGTAGCGCCATCTTGCATATTGAAGCCACGGAACAGGGTGTGTGGGTCAGCGGGGATGTCGAAACGCGCATTTCCGGCAATGTGAGTTTCGACTAA
- a CDS encoding FtsX-like permease family protein, producing the protein MNILHFAWLLGRPAKTRLAPQVLTVSAYALVSAVMLIVLGGAYSFTRFEAEAQGTYLPLAGFAVVLLIVPLMVLGSAAARLSARANDRALSSLRLLGATGSQIRSVAILQASGTALAGALAGVVLYLACAPLASLISFQGSPIGTAIYLPVWVLAAAVFAVVALSAISAAVGLRKLMITPLAVATRRSVPVPSWIRAAITVGGILVLSLLFTNLSQVAQSIAVVLIVILGGFGLGMLILNLVGPYLVSKVAQSKLKKAQTPQQLLAARMILENPAESWRQVSGVAMASFVAVIGGSGAAMMNATSAQEPTNTWYDYLPADILTGVLLTLAITFICVAASSAITQSASTLDSAELYSGLHRLGMDWGTMNAARVKSLMVPALAASIAFAIASTLLVLPLAGMAVIFSPLTVLTVIAAVVLGLVLVRISITVAEPARLLASRE; encoded by the coding sequence ATGAATATTTTGCACTTTGCCTGGCTGCTTGGACGCCCGGCCAAAACACGCCTGGCCCCACAAGTGCTCACCGTGAGTGCCTATGCGCTGGTGAGTGCGGTGATGCTCATTGTTCTGGGCGGAGCATATTCCTTCACCCGTTTTGAAGCCGAGGCGCAGGGAACCTATTTACCTCTAGCGGGCTTTGCGGTAGTGCTCTTGATCGTGCCACTCATGGTCCTCGGCTCGGCCGCAGCACGGCTTTCGGCGCGTGCTAATGATCGGGCGTTGTCTTCGTTACGTCTGCTCGGTGCCACCGGATCACAGATTCGTTCGGTGGCGATCCTTCAGGCTTCAGGTACTGCCCTGGCCGGGGCGCTCGCCGGTGTTGTCCTGTATTTGGCCTGCGCGCCGTTGGCATCGCTGATCTCATTTCAAGGTTCTCCCATTGGGACGGCCATTTATCTACCGGTGTGGGTGCTAGCGGCTGCAGTTTTCGCAGTTGTGGCGCTCTCGGCGATCAGTGCAGCCGTTGGTTTACGTAAGCTCATGATTACGCCGCTGGCCGTGGCTACCCGGCGCAGTGTCCCGGTGCCCAGTTGGATTCGAGCAGCGATTACCGTAGGCGGAATCCTGGTGCTCTCACTACTCTTCACTAACCTTTCTCAGGTTGCGCAGAGCATCGCAGTGGTGTTGATCGTGATCCTTGGCGGGTTTGGGCTCGGAATGTTGATCTTGAACCTCGTGGGGCCGTACCTGGTTTCTAAAGTCGCACAGAGCAAATTGAAAAAGGCCCAGACGCCACAGCAGTTGCTCGCCGCCCGGATGATCTTAGAAAATCCTGCGGAATCCTGGAGGCAAGTTTCGGGTGTGGCGATGGCTTCCTTCGTGGCGGTCATCGGTGGCAGCGGGGCCGCGATGATGAATGCGACTAGCGCCCAAGAACCCACCAACACTTGGTATGACTATTTACCTGCCGATATTTTGACCGGTGTTTTGCTGACGCTCGCGATTACCTTTATTTGTGTTGCTGCCTCATCGGCCATTACCCAGAGCGCTAGTACCTTGGACAGTGCCGAGCTGTACTCAGGACTGCACCGATTGGGCATGGATTGGGGCACGATGAATGCGGCTCGAGTGAAGTCTTTGATGGTTCCTGCGTTAGCCGCGTCCATTGCTTTTGCTATCGCTTCAACTTTGCTGGTTCTTCCTTTGGCGGGTATGGCAGTCATTTTTAGTCCGTTGACGGTGCTGACCGTTATTGCCGCCGTAGTACTTGGACTTGTTTTGGTGAGGATTTCTATTACCGTGGCTGAGCCGGCGCGTTTGCTGGCGTCAAGAGAATGA
- a CDS encoding ABC transporter substrate-binding protein: MKISRRAGIFAASTAILALSLTACGSASNSADSSADTSSKASEEFTPVTIKNIYGETTIDKAPERVATISWVNADTLLALDTVPVGMDTDAYGQNANNSTTWKDEALAKLDASIGSDNAPVQFATGDDPDYTAIAKTKPDVIFAPYSGLKEEQYKKLQEIAPVVGPIKANYTTSWEEVTEAAGQMLGKEDEADALIEKIEGEMAQVGEDNAVLKDTTFIAADLSSPDTAYVYSEGDTRPRFLSALGMKQADYVQKNATKDTFFYTVSPEKVNEWDSDIVFASAIAGNTVEDIVKGQPLYGQIPAVKNDAVALPGTDEATLSISAASPLSIEWALKNVVPNIVKAADNAAAAK; the protein is encoded by the coding sequence ATGAAAATTTCACGTCGCGCCGGGATCTTCGCCGCGTCCACCGCAATCCTTGCCCTGTCCCTGACCGCTTGCGGTTCGGCTAGTAACTCCGCAGATTCCTCCGCGGATACTTCGAGCAAGGCTTCCGAAGAATTCACCCCGGTCACCATCAAGAACATCTATGGTGAGACCACCATCGATAAGGCTCCAGAGCGTGTAGCAACCATCTCGTGGGTTAATGCTGACACCCTGCTGGCCCTTGATACCGTGCCGGTAGGCATGGACACCGATGCTTATGGTCAGAACGCGAACAACTCCACCACCTGGAAGGATGAGGCACTGGCTAAGCTGGATGCCTCGATCGGCTCTGATAACGCGCCAGTGCAGTTCGCTACCGGTGATGATCCGGACTACACCGCGATCGCTAAGACCAAGCCAGACGTGATCTTTGCTCCGTACTCGGGCCTGAAAGAGGAACAGTACAAGAAGCTGCAGGAAATCGCTCCGGTCGTTGGCCCAATCAAGGCAAACTACACCACTAGCTGGGAAGAGGTCACCGAGGCTGCCGGCCAGATGCTGGGCAAGGAAGACGAAGCTGACGCACTGATCGAGAAGATCGAGGGCGAGATGGCTCAGGTCGGCGAAGACAACGCCGTTTTGAAGGACACCACCTTCATCGCAGCTGACCTGTCCTCACCAGACACCGCCTACGTCTACTCCGAGGGTGATACCCGTCCACGCTTCCTCAGTGCACTGGGCATGAAGCAGGCGGACTACGTACAGAAGAACGCCACCAAGGACACCTTCTTTTACACCGTCTCACCTGAAAAGGTAAACGAGTGGGATTCGGACATTGTCTTCGCTTCCGCCATTGCCGGGAACACTGTTGAAGACATCGTCAAGGGTCAGCCACTGTACGGCCAGATCCCTGCCGTCAAGAACGACGCGGTAGCCCTGCCAGGCACCGACGAGGCAACCCTGTCGATCTCCGCAGCTTCACCGCTGTCCATCGAATGGGCTTTGAAGAACGTAGTTCCAAACATCGTGAAGGCTGCCGATAACGCAGCAGCAGCTAAGTAA
- a CDS encoding FecCD family ABC transporter permease, translated as MTATESMTRPTPAATGYRLPRKVLALLILAVFLLVAIVASLLFGARSVSLSTVSDALWHFDPNNGDQGVVASRFARTVGGIVVGAALGLAGAGLQGLTRNPLADTGILGLNAGSSMSVVLAIALFGVSSLTGIMVAAFIGAAVVMILVYVVASVGRDGATPIKLALGGAAMAVGVGAITNAILMVSDSTLDQFRKWQVGTLSSTPVETFIGAIPMVVIGALILLSTARVSNAVAMGDDTATALGFNLGRARLLGSIGVVILAGTATAVAGPIAFVGLMIPHAVRLLVGSDYRWLMPASLLAGPILLLVADTVGRVIAPPSEIQVGVMCALIGGPLFILMMRSGMKSVSL; from the coding sequence ATGACCGCGACTGAAAGTATGACGCGCCCGACGCCCGCGGCGACCGGCTATCGCTTGCCACGTAAGGTCTTAGCTCTACTGATCCTAGCGGTGTTTTTACTCGTGGCCATCGTTGCCTCGCTACTCTTCGGTGCCCGCTCGGTCTCGTTGAGCACAGTCAGTGATGCCCTATGGCATTTTGACCCCAACAATGGGGATCAGGGTGTGGTGGCCTCGCGTTTCGCCCGAACCGTCGGTGGCATTGTTGTCGGAGCAGCGCTCGGTTTGGCCGGTGCCGGACTGCAGGGACTGACCCGCAACCCCTTGGCCGATACCGGAATTCTGGGGCTGAACGCTGGCTCCTCAATGAGCGTGGTTCTAGCCATTGCGCTTTTTGGTGTCAGCTCACTGACCGGAATTATGGTCGCGGCCTTTATCGGTGCAGCAGTGGTGATGATTCTGGTCTACGTGGTAGCTAGCGTGGGGCGTGACGGGGCCACCCCGATCAAGCTGGCCCTGGGCGGCGCAGCGATGGCCGTCGGCGTGGGAGCCATTACCAACGCGATCCTCATGGTCTCGGATTCCACCCTGGACCAATTCCGCAAATGGCAGGTTGGCACACTCTCCAGTACACCTGTTGAGACCTTTATCGGTGCGATACCCATGGTGGTTATTGGTGCGCTGATCCTGCTGTCCACCGCACGCGTTTCCAACGCCGTAGCCATGGGGGATGACACCGCCACCGCACTGGGCTTCAACCTCGGTAGAGCTCGACTGCTCGGGTCGATCGGCGTGGTCATCTTGGCCGGTACCGCCACCGCTGTGGCCGGCCCGATCGCCTTCGTCGGTTTGATGATTCCCCATGCGGTACGCCTACTGGTGGGTTCCGATTACCGATGGTTGATGCCTGCCAGCCTGCTGGCTGGACCGATCTTGCTTTTGGTGGCTGATACCGTGGGACGCGTGATCGCGCCACCGAGTGAAATCCAGGTGGGCGTGATGTGCGCACTGATCGGTGGGCCACTGTTTATCCTGATGATGCGCAGCGGCATGAAGTCGGTGAGCCTGTGA
- a CDS encoding MBL fold metallo-hydrolase: protein MAHLSSPTVIAPGIGLLTADNPSEMTLDGTNSYLLFDPALPQLEPGTPVVLIDPGPELEEHLQSLAQFEIQLVLITHRHADHTGGIDRLRELAGAPVRAKLAEYCRDAPVLEDHEVINAAGTRIQVHFTPGHTSDSVCFTAQDSQLFTGDTVLGRGTTILEHPDGTLADYLDSLNRLLALPEMSLHPAHGQQHETSHQLLRAYLEHRESRLEQVRVALQKLGKAGADATPADLLEIVYPDLDPRLVGAASHSLEAQLHYLASNR, encoded by the coding sequence ATGGCACATCTTTCCTCGCCCACCGTCATTGCTCCCGGTATCGGCCTGTTGACCGCCGATAATCCTTCGGAAATGACGCTGGATGGGACTAATTCTTATCTGCTGTTCGACCCGGCACTCCCGCAGCTGGAACCAGGAACCCCGGTGGTTCTGATTGACCCGGGGCCCGAGTTGGAAGAGCACCTGCAGTCCCTGGCTCAATTTGAGATTCAGCTGGTGTTGATCACCCATCGCCATGCGGATCATACCGGCGGCATTGACCGCTTGCGTGAGCTGGCCGGTGCACCGGTGCGAGCCAAACTGGCCGAGTATTGCCGTGACGCTCCCGTGTTGGAAGACCATGAGGTCATCAACGCTGCTGGCACACGTATTCAGGTGCATTTTACCCCTGGCCACACCTCGGACTCCGTGTGCTTTACGGCCCAAGATTCGCAGTTGTTCACCGGGGATACCGTGCTGGGTCGGGGCACCACCATTTTGGAACACCCCGATGGAACCCTGGCCGATTACCTTGACTCGTTGAACCGCCTGTTGGCCCTGCCCGAGATGTCCCTGCACCCGGCGCACGGGCAACAACACGAAACCTCGCATCAGTTGTTGCGTGCGTACCTTGAGCATCGAGAATCCCGGTTGGAGCAAGTACGCGTTGCCCTGCAGAAACTCGGCAAGGCCGGGGCGGACGCGACTCCAGCTGACTTGCTGGAGATCGTCTACCCCGACCTGGATCCGCGCCTGGTGGGCGCGGCGAGCCATTCCTTGGAAGCGCAATTGCACTACTTAGCGTCGAATCGCTAA
- a CDS encoding ABC transporter ATP-binding protein, which translates to MLENSFGHPPVLHAQNLYRSFGATTALNGVSLEISLGESLAIMGPSGSGKSTLLHALAGIELPDAGSLALNLPGQPPLNVQELSDKARTKLRRGSFGFVFQSGLLIPELTAEENVAMALMINGVPRAAAIAQADQALIALGLAGMEQRRMGQLSGGQMQRVAIARAQVTGAMVVFADEPTGALDSATGAEVLETLLDCTVGQGKSLVMVTHDPSVAAQCDRVVKLQDGQLISDSRRGTRVSGGDVR; encoded by the coding sequence ATGCTTGAAAATTCCTTTGGTCATCCGCCCGTCCTTCACGCCCAAAACCTCTATCGAAGCTTCGGTGCCACGACTGCTCTGAACGGTGTCAGCCTCGAAATCTCCCTCGGAGAGTCCTTAGCCATCATGGGACCTTCCGGATCCGGAAAATCCACTTTATTGCATGCCTTGGCGGGTATTGAGCTCCCTGATGCCGGGAGCCTAGCGCTCAACTTACCCGGGCAACCACCGCTGAACGTCCAAGAGCTGTCGGATAAGGCACGAACAAAACTGCGCCGAGGGTCCTTCGGCTTTGTATTCCAGTCGGGGCTATTGATTCCTGAACTCACGGCCGAAGAAAACGTGGCCATGGCTTTGATGATCAATGGGGTACCACGGGCAGCTGCTATCGCCCAAGCAGATCAGGCCCTGATAGCACTGGGGCTGGCAGGGATGGAACAGCGACGCATGGGCCAACTCTCCGGCGGACAGATGCAACGCGTGGCCATCGCGCGTGCACAGGTCACCGGCGCGATGGTCGTCTTTGCCGATGAACCTACCGGTGCCTTGGACTCTGCGACTGGTGCCGAAGTGCTCGAGACATTGTTGGACTGCACCGTGGGTCAAGGTAAGTCGCTGGTCATGGTCACCCACGATCCTTCGGTCGCTGCCCAGTGCGATCGCGTGGTGAAACTACAAGACGGTCAGTTGATCAGCGATAGCCGTCGTGGCACGCGTGTCTCGGGTGGGGATGTGCGATGA
- a CDS encoding thioredoxin, translating to MARAKKLLPDLQVEEINVVEQVQRGEELGITSTPVIRLLQENKEKFRAHDTPTLPQLLAAIARASD from the coding sequence GTGGCTCGAGCCAAGAAACTACTACCTGACTTACAGGTAGAAGAAATCAATGTGGTGGAGCAGGTTCAGCGTGGTGAAGAGTTAGGCATCACCAGCACTCCGGTGATCAGGTTGTTGCAGGAAAACAAGGAAAAATTCAGAGCTCACGATACTCCCACGTTGCCACAGCTTTTAGCCGCTATTGCGCGCGCCAGCGACTAG
- a CDS encoding mechanosensitive ion channel family protein, whose amino-acid sequence MSPSPIEPLDETVEEVINASSFLPESLQFWAVLLLGAVVAAILAFVFSTIARRTLKRIGVEEADVEATRIPFFGLITSIVAKSAFAIFYRDRDWYNPWQFVILIILVTFLTWFIIKVVRVVEAGMMSRFEAKFGPGRRLAKVQTQVGLMRRVLIAVLCILAVAAVLLTIEQVRALGAGLLASAGLASVVVGLAVQSTLANVFAGLQVAFTDSIRVDDTVVVEGERGTVEEITLSYVVVLLLDGRRMILPSTYFTTTPFENWSRRSTEISGNVALQLKLNAPIAYLRQRSTELLEASDLWDGRSNELLVTDAQNGLQTVTVYLSARNAGDLWSLRNMIREKLLAELMESYPECLPDPRMIPNTGA is encoded by the coding sequence ATGTCACCTTCCCCCATTGAACCTTTAGACGAGACTGTCGAAGAAGTCATTAATGCTTCCAGCTTCTTGCCTGAATCTTTGCAATTCTGGGCGGTGCTCCTCCTCGGAGCAGTCGTCGCAGCCATTCTGGCTTTTGTTTTCAGTACGATTGCCCGTCGTACCCTGAAGCGCATTGGGGTAGAAGAAGCGGACGTGGAAGCCACCCGAATTCCGTTTTTCGGGTTGATTACCTCGATCGTGGCCAAGTCGGCTTTCGCGATCTTCTACCGGGACCGGGACTGGTACAACCCATGGCAATTCGTCATCCTGATCATCTTGGTGACGTTCCTGACCTGGTTCATCATCAAGGTAGTGCGCGTAGTTGAAGCCGGCATGATGTCCCGCTTTGAAGCGAAATTTGGTCCAGGGCGTCGACTTGCCAAGGTGCAAACCCAGGTGGGACTGATGCGCCGCGTACTGATCGCGGTTTTGTGCATCTTGGCCGTTGCCGCGGTCTTGCTGACCATTGAACAGGTACGGGCCTTGGGCGCTGGGCTTCTCGCCTCTGCTGGTTTGGCCTCGGTAGTTGTTGGTTTGGCTGTCCAATCCACACTGGCCAATGTCTTCGCTGGACTACAGGTCGCTTTCACCGATTCCATCCGCGTGGATGACACCGTGGTGGTCGAAGGAGAACGCGGCACAGTCGAAGAAATCACCCTGTCCTATGTCGTGGTGCTACTGCTTGATGGCCGCCGCATGATTTTGCCATCCACCTACTTCACCACCACACCATTCGAAAACTGGTCACGCCGTAGCACTGAGATCTCAGGAAACGTGGCTCTGCAGCTTAAACTTAACGCCCCAATTGCTTACTTGCGTCAACGCAGCACAGAGCTGCTTGAAGCCTCAGACCTGTGGGATGGTCGAAGCAACGAACTACTGGTGACCGACGCGCAAAACGGTCTCCAGACCGTGACGGTGTATCTTTCCGCTCGTAACGCCGGTGATTTGTGGAGCTTGCGCAACATGATCCGCGAGAAGCTTCTGGCTGAGCTGATGGAAAGCTACCCAGAATGCTTGCCTGATCCACGAATGATTCCCAACACCGGGGCATAG